Genomic DNA from Peribacillus sp. FSL H8-0477:
TATTGTGGTATCCCTCGAGGTCCAAAAAACGTCGATCTTCTTCCGTCGGAATTTCAATGGTAATTTCTTTTTTGGCGAACGAAATGGCTAGTCCAAGTTCTCCTTCGAGGTACTCGTAGATAGAGTTTTCACAGATTTCCTTCGTCAGCTCTGGCACATATGTTGCTGACAAGATGTCCTTATCAAGGATAATCCGTTCTCCCTCAATTTCACGTACCCTGCTCAAGGTCCAGACTAAGTCATCTTTTTCTAATTTCATTTTTTCTTTACTATCACGAGAGGGCTCTCCCTTTTCTAACTCTACCACCCATGTACGGATACGTTTACCCATTTTAGATGAAAGTTCTTTGAAGCTGACAAGTCCTGAAATAGGGAAATCAAGCTTAGTAACATCGAGTACAATGGAACCCTTCCCCTGCACCTTATGAATGTACCCGTCTTCCGCAAGGATTTTCAGTGCTTTCCGAACCGTTTCTCGTGAAGCCTCATACATGTCTGCTAATTCATTTTCTGAAGGAAGTAGTGACCCTGCTGTTAATTGCCCATCATTAATTTGTCCTGCAATATCTTCAGAAATTTGTGTAAATTTATTTTTCACCAGTTATCACCAATTTCATCATATCATTTTTTGAAATGATATACATATGATTGATACGGTCCTATGTCGATTTTTTTTGTTAGTTGCGGTATTTCCTCTACATTTGAAAGTAACAATTCATGATGATAATCATGAAGCAGCTCTTCTGGTAGGGTCAGCTCCGTCGTTTCTCCATAAAAATTATTAATCACAAGCAGGACCTCATCATCTAAGACTCGCTCATAAACAAATAGATAAGGGTGGTTTTTCTCTAGGAGACGATACTCCCCGTCCGTAATAATCGTATATTCTTTACGCATCGTAATCAATTTTTGATAATGATAAAAGATAGACGTTTCATCCCTCAAAGCTGATTCTGCATTGATTTCGGTATTAGCCCCTAGTGGAATCCAGGGGGTTCCCGACGTAAAACCAGCTTGAGCGTCTTGATTCCACTGCACCGGTGTTCGTGAATTATCCCGCGATTTTTCTTGAAGGATGCTCATGATGTCTTTCTCTGACTTCCCTGCCTCTTTCATCAGGTGATATTGGTTAATGGTTTCTACGTCCCGATACTGATCAATGCTCGTAAACCTAGGATTCGTCATCCCGAATTCTTCCCCTTGATAAATATAGGGTGTTCCCTGCATTAAATGAATGGTTGTAGCAAGCATTTTTGCCGATTCTTTATGATAGATGCCGTCATGGCCATAACGGGAGACAATACGAGGCTGGTCATGGTTGCACCAGAAAAGCGCATTCCATCCTCCGCCCTGCTGCATTTCTGTCTGCCAGGTGGAGAGGATTTTCTTTAGAGCTAAAAAGTCAAAGTCCCCCAATGCCCATTTTTCTCCATTCGGATAATCGACCTTTAGGTGGTGAAAGTTAAATGTCATGCTCAATTCATTTCGTTCTGGCTGGGTATACTGAATACAGTTTTCGATGGTTGTAGAAGACATTTCCCCGACCGTCATTCCATCATAATGAGCCAAGACTTCTTGATTCATTTCTTGCAGATATTCGTGAACACGAGGGCCGTCTGTATAAAATTTACGGCCGTCTCCAGGAAGTATGGATCCATCATCGTCGATATACCGTTGATCTTTTGAAATTAAATTCACTACATCTAATCTGAAGCCATCAATACCTATCTCAAACCAAAAATGCATCATCTTATAAATATCTTGACGCAGTTTGGGATTTTCCCAATTCAAATCAGCTTGTGTTTCGTCAAATAAATGCAAATAATACTGTCCAGTTCGTTCATCGAATTTCCACGCTGAGCCGCCAAATTTTGAGAGCCAATTCGTCGGTTCATCTTTCCAAATATAGTAATCGCGATAGCTGTTGTCTCGTGAAGAAGCTGCTTCTTTAAACCAATTGTGTTCTGTCGAAGTATGATTTACCACTAGGTCCATAATTACTTTGATTTCTTTTTGATGTGCTTCTTCTAGAAGCTGCTGAAAATCTTCCATACTCCCATATTCTTCATAGATAGAATAATAGTTGCTAATGTCATAGCCATTATCCCGCTGTGGTGATTGGTAGATGGGGGTGAGCCAAATCACATCCACGCCAAGTTTTTTAAGGTAATCGAGTTTTTCGATAATTCCTTGTAAATCCCCCATGCCGTTTCCAGTACTATCATTAAAACTCTTTGGATAAATTTGATAAACAACAGATTTTTTCCACCAAGGCTGCTGCATGAGTAAATACCTGCCTTTCTAAGAAGTAGAGAGAAAGGGTTGCCCCTCTCTCTTCGTTTACGCGGCTTCTGTTTTTGATTTTTTGAATGACATTTTTCCAATTTTAGTTTTGGCAAATACGATGGTTAGAATGAACGGAATCACAATGGCAACTACCATTGCTAGAGCAAACACAAGTAAGTAACTGGACTGAATGGAAAGAATACCTGGTATCCCGCCGACACCAATGGAGTTCGCCATAACTCCGCTTCCAACTGAAATGACGGCTGCTACTAATGAGCCAATCATCGCTGCAAGGAAGGGATAGCCATATTTCAAGTTAATTCCAAACATAGCGGGTTCAGTGACCCCCAAGTAGCAAGAAATCGCAGCTGGAATTGACACTTGTTTTTCTTCTTCATCTTTGCGGTTAATATAAATCATCGCCATAACAGCAGAGCCTTGAGCAATATTGGATAAAGCAATCATTGGCCAAAGGTTGGTGCCGCCGAGCTCACTCATTAGCTGCAAATCGATTGCATTGGTCATATGATGCAAGCCGGTGATGACGAGCGGCGCATAGACAAATCCGAAAATTGCGGCAAACAGCCAGCCAAATGCCGACGTTAATCCTGAATACACAATGTCAGATACCCACGATCCTGCCATCCAACCGATTGGACCTAGGACAACATGGGCAAGTAAAACGGTTGGAACTAACGAAAGAAAGGGAACGACGATCATTGAAATGGAATTAGGAATGACTTTACGTAATTTGAGTTCAAGGAAGGAGAAGACAAGACCAGCAAGAATCGCAGGAATGACCTGGGCTTGATAGCCGATCATATCCACTGTGGCAAACCCGAAATCCCAGAAAGGAATTTCTGCATTACCTGCGACAGCATACGCATTTAACAGCTGAGGAGATACAAGGGTAATCCCCAAAATAATCCCGAGAATTTGCGAAGCGCCCATCTTTCTCGCAACTGCCCATGTAATCCCGACCGGAAGGAAGTGGAAAATCGCTTCACCAATTAACCAGAGAAACGCATGGACTCCAGACCAGAATTGTGAGACTTCAACGAGTGTTTTGGTACCATCCTCTAACAACTTAATGTCTCCGATTACATTTCTAAACCCGAGAATTAATCCCCCGACGACGAGTGCAGGTATTAGCGGTGTAAAAATGTCCGCTAAATGTGAAATAATTCTTTGTAATAAATTCATATTTTGTTTAGCCGCTATTTTTGCGTCCTCTTTGGACGTATCGCTTACACCGGCCATTTTAATAAACTCATTGTAAAAGGACGATACCTCATTGCCAATAATGACCTGGAACTGTCCTCCTTGTGTAAAGGTACCTTTAACAAGTTTGATGCTTTCAATTTGTTCAACATCTGCTTTCGCTGGATCCTTTAAAACAAACCGCATTCTTGTCGCACAATGAGTCACTACTGAAATATTTTCACTTCCGCCAATGGCCTCCAAGAGTTCTTTCGCTGGTTCTTGGTACTTACTCATTCCTTTCCCCCCTTAACATTTTATTAGTGAACCTCGTTTCACAACTTGTATATACAAATAGTTGATTGCGCTTTCATTCTATCTTGTATATACAAATTAGTCAACGTAAATTTTCAGATAATTTTTTATATACAAAAAAGCAGGAGCCAATGTCCCCTGCTTTTTTGTGATTACCTATTTTTCCTCTTCGTACCTTTTGAAAGCTGCTTCCACTTTTTCTGTTCTGCGAGTTTTTCCTGGGTGTTCGTTTTTCTCTCGATATAAGCAAGTTCTTTTTGCAATTTGAAATAGCTCTTCAGCCGGGCTTCTTCTAATGAACCATCTCCCACAGCTTGGTTTACCGCACATCGTGGTTCTTTCACATGTGTACAATCACGGTAAAAACACTGTTCCGCCAAAAGGGCAATGTCTTGAAATCCTGATGACACGCTTTCGGACTGATCCCATAGCTGTAATTCACGCATTCCGGGGGTATCAATTAAACACCCTCCAGAAGGAAGCATCACTAATTCACGGTGAGTGGTTGTGTGGCGTCCTTTCGCATCATCCTCACGAATATCGGATACTTTCATTATCTCACTTTCACAGATGGCATTAATCAAAGTCGACTTTCCTGCCCCAGAAGAACCGAGAAGGGCACCTGTTACCCCTTCTGAAAGCAAGGCTTTGACATCCTCAATCCCTTCACCTGTAAATGCACTCACAATATGAACGTCTACACCCAATACACTGTTCTCGAGTTGACCTACATAACCTAGAACATCGGTGCATAAATCTGCTTTGGTCAAAATAACGACAGGGGTAGCACCAGAATCCCAAGCAGCCACCAAATACCGTTCAATCCGGCGGACGTTAAAATCAGCATTTAAGCTCATGACCAGAAAGAGTAGATCCACGTTCGATGCCACAATCTGCTCGGCAATTTGTTCGCCTGCAACTTTTCGAGAAAACTTAGAAAAGCGAGGAAATAATTCATGAATGATGGCTCGTTCTTCCCCAGGCATTTTTTCAACCAGCACCCAATCTCCAACGGCAGGATAATCCTCACGCGATATGGATTCATAGGCATACTTGCCAGCAACGGATGCCAGCCATTCTCCTTCTTCGGACACTACACGGTAGGAATGTTTATGTTCAAGGGTTACCCGAGCAGGTACACACTTACTATATTTGGGTTGTTCTAAAAATTTCACTAAGGTAGCTTCATAGTCTTCTTTAAAGCCTAATGTTTGTCTATTCAATTCGAAATCCTCCTGTTTTATGCATAATAAAAAACCTTATCACATGCCCGATTCGGCAGTCATAAGGTTTCCATGCACGTTCAAGAAGGTATACGTCAGTGCGTATACAAAGGGCATGTGAAAGTAGACTTACCGAATCGGTTTTGAACAATCGTATAAGCAATCGTATAAGTCGTCATAACACATCACCCTCCTTCAAAATTAGTAACTTAATATTACCAATACCTTCTATTATTGTCAAATTATTTTTAAAAAACTTCTTTTTAGCCTCGCTTTGGCTGCTCTCTTACTTGTTCGGCAGCTT
This window encodes:
- the treR gene encoding trehalose operon repressor, which encodes MKNKFTQISEDIAGQINDGQLTAGSLLPSENELADMYEASRETVRKALKILAEDGYIHKVQGKGSIVLDVTKLDFPISGLVSFKELSSKMGKRIRTWVVELEKGEPSRDSKEKMKLEKDDLVWTLSRVREIEGERIILDKDILSATYVPELTKEICENSIYEYLEGELGLAISFAKKEITIEIPTEEDRRFLDLEGYHNIVVVKNYVYLDDTSMFQYTESRHRPDKFRFVDFARRK
- the treP gene encoding PTS system trehalose-specific EIIBC component, with the translated sequence MSKYQEPAKELLEAIGGSENISVVTHCATRMRFVLKDPAKADVEQIESIKLVKGTFTQGGQFQVIIGNEVSSFYNEFIKMAGVSDTSKEDAKIAAKQNMNLLQRIISHLADIFTPLIPALVVGGLILGFRNVIGDIKLLEDGTKTLVEVSQFWSGVHAFLWLIGEAIFHFLPVGITWAVARKMGASQILGIILGITLVSPQLLNAYAVAGNAEIPFWDFGFATVDMIGYQAQVIPAILAGLVFSFLELKLRKVIPNSISMIVVPFLSLVPTVLLAHVVLGPIGWMAGSWVSDIVYSGLTSAFGWLFAAIFGFVYAPLVITGLHHMTNAIDLQLMSELGGTNLWPMIALSNIAQGSAVMAMIYINRKDEEEKQVSIPAAISCYLGVTEPAMFGINLKYGYPFLAAMIGSLVAAVISVGSGVMANSIGVGGIPGILSIQSSYLLVFALAMVVAIVIPFILTIVFAKTKIGKMSFKKSKTEAA
- the rsgA gene encoding ribosome small subunit-dependent GTPase A — its product is MNRQTLGFKEDYEATLVKFLEQPKYSKCVPARVTLEHKHSYRVVSEEGEWLASVAGKYAYESISREDYPAVGDWVLVEKMPGEERAIIHELFPRFSKFSRKVAGEQIAEQIVASNVDLLFLVMSLNADFNVRRIERYLVAAWDSGATPVVILTKADLCTDVLGYVGQLENSVLGVDVHIVSAFTGEGIEDVKALLSEGVTGALLGSSGAGKSTLINAICESEIMKVSDIREDDAKGRHTTTHRELVMLPSGGCLIDTPGMRELQLWDQSESVSSGFQDIALLAEQCFYRDCTHVKEPRCAVNQAVGDGSLEEARLKSYFKLQKELAYIERKTNTQEKLAEQKKWKQLSKGTKRKNR
- the treC gene encoding alpha,alpha-phosphotrehalase, with product MQQPWWKKSVVYQIYPKSFNDSTGNGMGDLQGIIEKLDYLKKLGVDVIWLTPIYQSPQRDNGYDISNYYSIYEEYGSMEDFQQLLEEAHQKEIKVIMDLVVNHTSTEHNWFKEAASSRDNSYRDYYIWKDEPTNWLSKFGGSAWKFDERTGQYYLHLFDETQADLNWENPKLRQDIYKMMHFWFEIGIDGFRLDVVNLISKDQRYIDDDGSILPGDGRKFYTDGPRVHEYLQEMNQEVLAHYDGMTVGEMSSTTIENCIQYTQPERNELSMTFNFHHLKVDYPNGEKWALGDFDFLALKKILSTWQTEMQQGGGWNALFWCNHDQPRIVSRYGHDGIYHKESAKMLATTIHLMQGTPYIYQGEEFGMTNPRFTSIDQYRDVETINQYHLMKEAGKSEKDIMSILQEKSRDNSRTPVQWNQDAQAGFTSGTPWIPLGANTEINAESALRDETSIFYHYQKLITMRKEYTIITDGEYRLLEKNHPYLFVYERVLDDEVLLVINNFYGETTELTLPEELLHDYHHELLLSNVEEIPQLTKKIDIGPYQSYVYHFKK